The following proteins come from a genomic window of Plasmodium malariae genome assembly, contig: PmUG01_00_47, whole genome shotgun sequence:
- the PmUG01_00076500 gene encoding STP1 protein, which produces MDKCLPTYPRVYGDTVFRYKWEPRFTKVVNDIGNNIKDIITKNDKEALRNNCLYLARYLIVNKTPPDYYILQKEIWEKALNVWLSPYYEKLDKLGGCPLIMDEKHLEILKLKYEVDDFCKKRNTDLTDIKRLKQRPQSDESYSSKCEEYNTWIEERNEHFMTKKNLIELCYDRNQTEKDTKKICNIMDPQTFKKQLNCTPSHPVPPGQVLAETKNKSSSEGEKKIESKFTTQDINQQVVPDVLETAAQPRSQHDEHSAPEKDIENEPTTLSPGTAPSEALSTKTENTHAKCVKSPQAELSEPKCFVSLDSEKSPDSTPLHTKPDVSRKTQDFQIVSFPSARSNVATDLPAVTVQSKIPRIFKKKKKIKRRQAKFLKILTSSYSCAKNEFVKHNKMEYPLYDDEEITKKIKILEHNKNNNINASKQNKRRYKTIIEVHIQILEEYRNEEWEYIKGEFIEICLELLTKGEHNTYPYLTNDKLIMGNTKSINQKGKQKILWNKWIEKHQNLADKLKKEHWFNNLKNDWKRELANLKKREELKNDPDEIQNIPFSQGEKYIWRQWISEKCIIIKQYIEQDLFNYLTDELQIIPDDYDNEKIKDSLPLINIGELSNKEDCQELYKYIKKKLLTKLCILVLMSVLEECKKEQDIEENESHFDNYIIEFKEKENSDSKKEFIQNLSDINRNVLGNMENPDYTTDDSFRKELENWIIEDNTNTNSMEK; this is translated from the exons ATGGACAAATGCTTACCCACG TATCCAAGGGTTTATGGTGATACTGTTTTTAGATATAAATGGGAACCACGTTTTACAAAAGTTGTAAATGATATTGGGAACAATATTAAGGACATTATTACTAAGAACGATAAAGAAGCACTAAGGAATAATTGTCTATATTTGGCTAGATATCTAATTGTCAATAAGACTCCTCCagattattacatattacaaaaagaaatatggGAAAAGGCATTAAATGTATGGTTAAGTCCTTATTATGAAAAGCTAGATAAACTAGGAGGATGCCCTTTGATTATGGACGAAAAACatttagaaattttaaaattaaaatatgaagtaGATGATTtctgtaaaaaaagaaataccgATCTGACAGATATAAAACGGTTGAAGCAAAGACCTCAATCTGATGAGAGTTATTCAAGTAAATGTGaagaatataatacatgGATTGAAGAAAGAAATGAGCATTttatgacaaaaaaaaacctTATTGAATTGTGTTACGATAGAAACCAAACAGaaaaagatacaaaaaaGATTTGCAACATAATGGATCCtcaaacttttaaaaaacagCTTAACTGCACGCCCTCCCATCCAGTACCACCTGGTCAAGTTCTAGctgaaacaaaaaacaagAGTTCATCTGAaggcgaaaaaaaaattgaaagtaAATTTACAACTCAAGATATAAACCAACAAGTTGTACCAGATGTGCTAGAAACTGCAGCTCAACCTAGATCCCAACATGATGAGCATAGTGCTCCCGAAAAAGATATTGAAAACGAACCTACAACTCTATCCCCAGGAACAGCTCCATCTGAAGCATTATCAACAAAAACAGAAAATACGCACGCTAAATGTGTAAAATCTCCCCAAGCTGAATTATCAGAACCTAAATGTTTTGTTTCTTTAGATTCAGAAAAATCTCCTGATTCTACACCACTACATACAAAACCTGATGTCTCCAGAAAAACCCAGGACTTTCAAATTGTTTCTTTTCCTTCTGCAAGGTCAAATGTTGCTACAGATTTACCTGCGGTCACTGTGCAGTCTAAAATTCCAA gaatatttaaaaaaaaaaaaaagataaaaagaagacAAGCGAAATTTCTGAAAATACTAACATCTTCTTATTCTTGCGCAAAAAACGAATTTGTAAAACATAATAAGATGGAATATCCATTATATGATGATGAAGAgatcacaaaaaaaataaaaatacttgaACATAacaagaataataatataaacgcATCAAAGCAAAACAAACGTAGATACAAAACTATCATAGAAGTACATATTCAAATACTCGAAGAATACAGAAATGAAGAATGGGAGTACATAAAAGGAGAATTTATAGAAATATGCTTAGAATTGTTAACAAAAGGGGAACACAATACATACCCTTATTTGACTAATGACAAACTCATAATGGGAAATACAAAAAGTATTAatcaaaaaggaaaacaaaaaatattatggaaTAAATGGATAGAAAAACATCAAAATCTTGCTGACAAATTGAAAAAGGAACATtggtttaataatttaaaaaatgattggAAAAGAGAACTAgctaacttaaaaaaaagagaagaattaaaaaatgatcctgatgaaattcaaaatattccattttcacaaggagaaaaatatatatggagACAGTGGATATCGGAGAAGTGTATAATTATTAAGCAATATATTGAACAGGACTTATTTAACTATTTAACTGATGAACTCCAGATTATACCAGATGATtatgataatgaaaaaattaaagattcTTTGccattaattaatataggAGAATTATCGAACAAAGAAGACTGccaagaattatataaatatataaaaaaaaaattattaacaaaactGTGTATCCTCGTTCTTATGTCAGTATTAGAAGAATGCAAAAAAGAGCAGGACATTGAAGAAAATGAATCACATTTTGATAATTACATAATTGAatttaaggaaaaagaaaattcagATAGTAAAAAAGAGTTTATACAAAACTTAAGTGACATTAACCGAAATGTTTTGGGAAATATGGAAAATCCTGATTATACAACAGACGATAGCTTTAGGAAAGAGTTAGAAAATTGGATAATAGAAGataatacaaatacaaattCTATGGAAAAGTAG